The Phormidium sp. PBR-2020 DNA segment TGGGTGGAACGAGTGGCCATCTCCGATGAACTTCAGTCCCAACTCGATTCAGCCACCACCCCCGAAGAAATCGCTCAAGCCTATGCGGGGTCTGGAATTTGGCTCGATGCCCTCGCCCATCTCAGCAGCGACAGCGATCGCCTCGAAGCCTTTGAGGCTGAACTAGAGAATAGTGCAATCCTCAGCGAGCAGGACGAAACAACCGTTCAGAACTAACCGTGACTGCCGCCCATGAGATAGAGCAGGGCCATGCGAACCGCCACCCCGCTGGTGACTTGGGCCTGAATCAAACTCAACTCGGGGTCATCCATCACATCCGAACTTAGTTCAACCCCCCGATTGGTCGGGCCCGGATGTAACAGTTTGACCCCAGGTTGGCAGTCTTTAAGGCGATCGCGCGTGATACCAAATGACTGCTGATACTCCCGTAAACTGGGCAACAGATGAGCCGTCATCCGTTCTCGCTGTAACCGCAATGTCATGACAAAATCCGCCCCCTGCAACGCCTCACCCACATCCCAATGCAGATGTAAGCGGTCCGGGTGATAGAGTCCCATGGCCTCGATAAACCGCTTGGGCAGTAACGTCGGCGGGGCGGCCAAATGAACCTGGGCCCCACTGGCGGTTAAACTCCAGATATTCGATCGCGCCACCCGAGAATGTAAGATATCCCCAACAATCGCGACTTTCTTACCCTGCAACAGGTCAGTTCGCGGATTGTCACGATCCAAATGGGCGCAAATCGTAAATAAATCCAACAGGGCCTGAGAGGGATGTTCATGTAAGCCATCCCCCGCATTCAGCACTCCCACATGAGTTCCTAGGCGTTCCATCTCCCGCGCGATCGCCTGAGGAACCCCCGCCTGGCTGTGACGTATTACCATCATATCCGTCCCCATCGCCAGATAGGTCTTGGCAGTATCTAAAATGGTCTCTCCCTTCGTTAGAGACGAATTTCCCGCTGCAAAATTAAGAGTATCCGCCGAGAGTCGTTTCGCTGCTAACTCAAAACTACTGCGAGTCCGAGTCGAGGGTTCAAAAAACAAATTTGTCACCACCCGTCCCTGCAACGTCGGGACTTTCTTGGTTCGCCGAGATAAGACTTCTCGAAAACTTGCGGCTGTGCGTAACACCGTGTCGTATTCAGAAACAGAGAAGTCTTCTAAGGACAGGATATGTCGCCGAGTCCAAGGAGGGGTCGCTATGACAGTCATTAGAGAAGGTTCAATTATGCGCAGTAACAGTATCAAATCATATCTGCTGTTGGGTCTCACTGGCGCGATCGCCAGCCTAGCCATCACCTCCCCAGCCCTAGCCCAACGGCGGTTCGGGTCTCCCCGCTGGAACCCTCCCCAACCCTCAACCCCCGTCATCTCCGAGTCAGAGAGTGCCAACGACGATAACAGCCAAGCCAAACATCCCCCAGGAGATGTTCAACTCACCCCCGACAACCCCAACCCCAACGCCCCCGCCGACGATGAACGAACCCTGACCGTAACCGTCTACCGGCCCGACTTATTTTGCGAAAATCTGATTCCCCGAACCGAACAAGTCGCACCGGATCAGGCCACAGAAGGGGCGATCGGTCATGTGTTGAAAGACTGGGCCCAGGGCGAGTTTCGTCTTGCGGGTTATCGGGTACAACGGGACGACTCCACCCGAACCGTCAACGTGGATTTACGCATCGCCCCCGACGCCCCCCGCCGTTGGGCCTCCCTCTCGACTTGTGAACAATTCTCTCTGTTGGGCAGTTTACGCAATACCCTACTGCAAAACACTGAACTGGATATTGCTGGGGTTGAGTTCACCAGTCAGGGACAACCGTTGCGGTTTTAGGAAGAAAGGCAGTAGGCAGCAGGCAGCAGGCAGTAGGGGAACCACAGAGTCACAGAGGACACGGAGGTAGAGGAGGTAGAGGAGGTAGAGGAGGTAGGGGAGGTAGAGGAGGTAGGGGAGGTAGAGGAGAAAGCTTACCTATTGCCTATTGCCTTTCTTCCCCCTCTTGCCCCTTGCCTCTTGCCCCTTACCTTTTGCCTGTATCCTGGAAAGAAGAGTAATCTGCACATCTCTTCAACATGAATCAGGAGTTACAGGAGACCCAACTCGCCGCAGGGGCGATCGTTGAGGACATTGCCGCCGGGGTGACGGCGGCGGTGAGTTTTAACAATGACGCTGAGGCATTGACAGCCGCCCAGTCTGGTGTTGCCCTTTACGATCGCACCCCCTGGGGACGCTTAGAACTCACTGGGGGCGATCGCCTCCGTTTTATTCATAACCAAAGTACCAACACCTTTAACCAACGCCAGCCAGGAGACATCTGTGAGACGGTATTTGTCAACAATACTGCTCGTACCATTGACCTCGCCACCACCTACATTACTGACGAGTCGGTCATCCTCTTAGTCTCTCCCAACCGTCGCGACACCCTATTCCAACTCTTAGATCGCTATATCTTCCCAGCGGATAAAGTAGAACTGCGCGATCGCACCTCAGAGACCGCCTGTTTTAGCCTCATCGGGGATAGCAGCCTGTCACTCCTCCAAAAACTCGGTCTTACCGAAGACATTCCCCCCGGACAGCATCGCCGCATCACCCTAGACTCTCTCCCCAACGCCCCAGAGATTCGCCTCGCCGCCACCAATGGCCTCAACCTCCCCGGTTACACCCTTCTCTGCGAAGCCGACCAAGCCGCCGGCCTCTGGAAAGCCCTACAAGACCATGGGGCAACCCCTCTCGGAGAACGGGTCTGGCAGCGATTGCGGATTCAACAAGGACGGCCCGCCCCCGATGCCGAACTCACCGACGACTATAACCCCCTAGAAGCGGGACTTTGGGACTATATTTCCTTCGACAAAGGCTGTTACATCGGCCAAGAAACCATCGCCCGCCTCAACACCTATCAAGGAGTCAAACAACAACTCTGGGGCCTACATCTCCCCGAATCCGTCGAACCCGGAACCCCGATTGAACTCAACGATAAGAAAGTCGGAACCCTCACCAGCATCATCCCCACGGAAGACGGCTATCTCGGCTTAGGCTACATTCGCACCAAAGCCGGAGGGGCCGGTCTCTCCGTCAAACTCGGGGCCACTGAAGCCACCGTCATCGACGTTCCCTTCCTCTCCCGAGGCTACCTCTCAACCCCCTAACCCCTCCCCCTCCCCCTCCCCCTCCTCTTCCTCTGTGTCCTCGGGCAGCCACAAGGGCGTGCCCCTACGTGGTTCCCCCTCTTGCCTCTTGCCTCTTGCCCCTCCCCCCATGACCCATCTACTCATCCCTGCGGCCGGCGTCGGTCGCCGTATGGGAAGCGATCGCAACAAACTCCTACTCCCCCTCCTCAACCAGTCCATCCTTGCCTGGACCCTCAAAGCTGCCGAAGCCGCCGAGGCCATCACCTGGATTGGACTCATTTGCCAACCCTATGATTTGGACGAGTTTAAGGAGATTCTCAGTCAACTCTCCCTTAGCAAACCTGTTCACTTCATCGATGGAGGAGACACCCGCCAAGAATCCGTCTATAACGGCCTACAGGGTCTTCCCGAAGATGCCAGCCATGTTCTGATTCATGACGGGGCCCGCTGTCTGGCCACTCCCGATCTCTTTAACCGCTGTGCCAAGGCGGTTCAGACCTGTCCCGGCCTCATCGCCGCCATCCCGGTGAAAGATACCATCAAAGTGGTCAACGAAGACCTAGAGATTCAGGATACCCCCGATCGCCGCCATCTCTGGGCCGCCCAAACCCCCCAAGGCTTCGAGGTGGACACCCTCAAAGCCTGTCACGATCGCGGCCGCCGGGAGGGTTGGCAAGTCACCGACGATGCGGCATTATTTGAGAAATGCCAACTCCCGGTTCAAATCGTCCCCGGAGAAGAAACCAACCTCAAAGTCACCACCCCCATCGACTTAACCATCGCCGCCTTCGTCCTCAACCACCGCGATCGCCAATCTTAACCCCACAAACTCCAACAAATCGATTAAGCTAAAAAACGGATTACCCCAAGAGAGGCCCCGGAAGAGGGCGACCACGGTTCGGCTATCGCTCACCGACCGCAAGGGTACGCCCCTACGTCTTATCCATTTCCCTCTTCCCCCCTACTGCCTACTGCCTACTGCCTACTGCCTTCTATTCCCCTTTAACAACCCCCTATGCCACGGACACAACGCAACGACAATTTCATCGATAAATCCTTTACCGTCATGGCAGATATCATCCTTAAGATTCTGCCCGCGAAACAATCGGCGAAGGAAGCCTTTGCTTACTATCGTGATGGGATGTCTGCCCAAGCTGACGGTGAATATGCCGAAGCCATGGACAACTACAAGGAAGCCCTCAAACTCGAAGATGACCCCAATGATCGCAGCTATATTCTCTACAATATGGGGCTGATTTATACCAGTAATGGCGAACATGATAAAGGTCTGGAAAAATATCATGAAGCCCTAGAGTTAAACCCTCGGATGCCCCAAGCGTTTAATAATATCGCTGTGATTTATCAATATCGGGGAGAACGGGCCAAGGAAGAAGGAGATTTTGATACGTCTGAGGCGCTTTTTGATAAAGCCGCCGACTATTGGAAACAGGCGGTTCGCTTAGCCCCCAACAACTACATCGAAGCCCAGAACTGGATGAAAACCACGGGTCGCGCCTCTTTAGATGGGTTTTAAAGTTCATGAAAATTGACCCAAAATCCAGTTTTAACCCTTGACAAAAACCAGAATTTAAGCTAAGCAAAGGAGATTTTCATGAGTCAATTTAATAAAGATGATGTCAAAAAAGTGGCTCATCTCGCCCGCTTGCAACTCACGGAAGCTGAAGAAACTCAATTTGCCGGTCAACTCAATGGCATTTTAGACTACTTCCAACAGTTGGAAGAACTAGACACCGAAAATGTCAAACCCACGGCCCATGCCATTGATATGCGCAACATTACCCGCCGTGACCAACAGGAACTGTATCCTTATCGGGAAGACTTGCTAGAGTCCGCCCCCGATCGCGAAGATGAGTTCTTTAAGGTTCCTAAAATTATGTAGGGTTGGCGGAACTGTTCTTCGCACACCGCATCCAGGAACGGTTGGGCCAACTGGTTTAAGGGGCGATCATCGCCCTCTCGGGGCTGAATGTGGCGAATCT contains these protein-coding regions:
- the gatC gene encoding Asp-tRNA(Asn)/Glu-tRNA(Gln) amidotransferase subunit GatC, whose translation is MSQFNKDDVKKVAHLARLQLTEAEETQFAGQLNGILDYFQQLEELDTENVKPTAHAIDMRNITRRDQQELYPYREDLLESAPDREDEFFKVPKIM
- a CDS encoding folate-binding protein, with translation MNQELQETQLAAGAIVEDIAAGVTAAVSFNNDAEALTAAQSGVALYDRTPWGRLELTGGDRLRFIHNQSTNTFNQRQPGDICETVFVNNTARTIDLATTYITDESVILLVSPNRRDTLFQLLDRYIFPADKVELRDRTSETACFSLIGDSSLSLLQKLGLTEDIPPGQHRRITLDSLPNAPEIRLAATNGLNLPGYTLLCEADQAAGLWKALQDHGATPLGERVWQRLRIQQGRPAPDAELTDDYNPLEAGLWDYISFDKGCYIGQETIARLNTYQGVKQQLWGLHLPESVEPGTPIELNDKKVGTLTSIIPTEDGYLGLGYIRTKAGGAGLSVKLGATEATVIDVPFLSRGYLSTP
- a CDS encoding photosystem I assembly protein Ycf3; the protein is MPRTQRNDNFIDKSFTVMADIILKILPAKQSAKEAFAYYRDGMSAQADGEYAEAMDNYKEALKLEDDPNDRSYILYNMGLIYTSNGEHDKGLEKYHEALELNPRMPQAFNNIAVIYQYRGERAKEEGDFDTSEALFDKAADYWKQAVRLAPNNYIEAQNWMKTTGRASLDGF
- the ispD gene encoding 2-C-methyl-D-erythritol 4-phosphate cytidylyltransferase gives rise to the protein MTHLLIPAAGVGRRMGSDRNKLLLPLLNQSILAWTLKAAEAAEAITWIGLICQPYDLDEFKEILSQLSLSKPVHFIDGGDTRQESVYNGLQGLPEDASHVLIHDGARCLATPDLFNRCAKAVQTCPGLIAAIPVKDTIKVVNEDLEIQDTPDRRHLWAAQTPQGFEVDTLKACHDRGRREGWQVTDDAALFEKCQLPVQIVPGEETNLKVTTPIDLTIAAFVLNHRDRQS
- a CDS encoding aspartate carbamoyltransferase catalytic subunit, producing the protein MTVIATPPWTRRHILSLEDFSVSEYDTVLRTAASFREVLSRRTKKVPTLQGRVVTNLFFEPSTRTRSSFELAAKRLSADTLNFAAGNSSLTKGETILDTAKTYLAMGTDMMVIRHSQAGVPQAIAREMERLGTHVGVLNAGDGLHEHPSQALLDLFTICAHLDRDNPRTDLLQGKKVAIVGDILHSRVARSNIWSLTASGAQVHLAAPPTLLPKRFIEAMGLYHPDRLHLHWDVGEALQGADFVMTLRLQRERMTAHLLPSLREYQQSFGITRDRLKDCQPGVKLLHPGPTNRGVELSSDVMDDPELSLIQAQVTSGVAVRMALLYLMGGSHG